The nucleotide window ACTAACTCTCTCTCATTCAGGTGAGGatgataatatttttttttcttgcaaaggAGTCTTTGCCAAACTCTCACCATTCtattttgttgttctttttttttttttttttttcagacaaagAGTATCTGATGATTGTCATTCAAAATCCATCTTCCCAATAGACGGGGCTACATTTTATGCGGGTTTACGTTATTTTGTATCAATGGTCTTGCACCTTactttttcatttcatttatttttgtgtAAGATGCGTGTCAACTTTTTTCTCTTATCTAAAGAATATAACTTGGCCTACTCTCCCAGTTACAATCCTTTTCAgcaaattttgaacattttaacaCAGGACATCTCAAAGAATGCTCCTTGATTGAGTCAATTTGCTTTAAAGAGATGTCAGAAAAAGTGTACAGTAAAATATTGTGTATATTGATTGCTTGATGTGTATTGCGAGGTAATGCTTTCTCTTCCTTGTTTTTTTCCTGAAGAAACACAGACTCTAAAGATGAATCCTTTTACAATCTGCAAAAGATAATTTGTTACTAAACACCAATAGTAATATTCAAATAAAGCAAGAAATCATGAAACATGTTGCCAATAAAAGTCTTTGTGTGAGTGGTTAGGGGTACAGCTGGCTTGGGAAAATGAAATGCTAAAATGTGGCTgctttttatttattacaaatGAAAGTACCAGTACTCCAGTCTTCCTTCAGTGGTTAATCTGCGTTTTGCTTGGCAGAAATAAGATCAGGTACCTTGTCTTATTTCTGTCCATATTTTCACTTAATGCAAAAGGTGAATGGAAAAACTCAGCCACCCCTCTCTCCCCCTAGCAGCCCACAGGTGGCCACTCTTTGCTTTcgaaaataaacagaaaaacacTAAAAGCTCAAGTtatatcaataaattattattattatgtttattCCTTTCCGCTATACTGTCCAACAAATTAACTTACTCTTCTACAAAATTTGTCTCATGTAAAGACTAATATCACCAATAACACATTCATGTAATTTAAATAAcagaaatttttaaaattaataggCACTATATTCTATTTTCTCCTAAAATGTTGTCTTTGGTTATTGTATAACATTCAATATCTTCTAAAGAAAATCTGTAGTTTTATCTCCGTATTTTCAACCTAAAATTAACCCTCAGAAATGCTTAGTTATACACAATACTTTGCCCTGCACAGTTTTTGTTTCACTCGATTTATCTTTTTTCAGTTATTGACTCATCATTTGTCCTCTCTTGggggaaaataatttttttctatgtAGCGTCTTTAGCTAAAACCATTTTTTACAGGTAATGAAGGTTTGTATGTTGGCTTCAATTTCTTAAGACTACAATGAATTtaagattattttatttttattgttactgTGTCAGTCAGCTTTCTGATATGACACAGCAAGGATAATACtcaagacaatttttttttacatttcttcacAGTAATAATAAAGAGCTGTGTCATGCTAACTATCATTTCAATTCTGGAGGGCTCTGAATGATTTTGTAACAAATTCTTGACTAAAAATACTTAATTTGATCTCCAATCTAGGCATTTTCTGTGTGAGGGAGTCATTCTCAAAACGCTATGGGCTAAtgtttttttgtacttttatcaACGTCATGcaagtttctttttccttttgataACTCACATTTGACCCCAAACAACAATTAAGGCTCAGTACAAAAAGTTGTAAAGAATCATTTCTAAGCAGTTCTagataacaacaaaaaaaaaaacctgttatCACAGAACCCCTTAATTGTTAGTTTTAATCCTCTTCGGATAGCAAAGAGGACCCTGGAGGGGTGTAGTCCATTGCTAGTGACTGGGTGGGAGGTGCTGTGCCTTGATCCATAAGCAACTCAGACATTTCAATATCATCCTGTTCAGGAGCACAGTAAAATGGTGATCCAGCTGAATAGTGCTTGTTAATAAACTCTGTGTATGGATAAGAATAAAACATGCATGGATGTTAGTGCAGTTAAAAGTTTGTATAAGGCAACAAGGACGAACTTTATGTTTTTTGTACTTGCATCCAGGAAAGCACAGATTCAATAAGATGCAGTGTTATGTCTTGATTACAACTGTAAAGTGTGGCATTAACATTGAACAAGAAGCACTTACATCAGAGTTATCTCAACTGTCTATTGACATTTATGGTCTGTATACAGAATTTGATGTGATGTTGGAGACGGGAAATTGTCACGAATCAAATTTTATGCATATTAATTCACACTTCTACACTCAGATAAATAAAGAGAATGCTTTCAGGAAGCATTAGGAAAACGCTTTGATGactaatgttgtcaacaaatcaCAGGAATAAATGTGTCTGTTTGCAATTGGGGAAATTTTTTAGGCGTCCTAATGTCCATGTGCAACACTGATCAGTGAAACATGATTCTCCTGATATGGAAGCTATGTTCTTTTGGTCAATGCAAACAATTAAGACTTCTGTCTGTTTCCCAAATATATCCTTGATTGGAAAGTCAATTATGAAAAAGAGAATCCACACAAAGGTTAACCAATCAATGGTCCTTGAAATTAAAAACCAACGTTTACCCCACCACAACcgaaaaatatatctttgatGTGGATAGTACAATGGCCTTCCCATTAGAGTGTTCACACAAAGTCAACTTGTACTTAAAACAGGGACTTTCATCTGCACATAGTAATGCTTGGAAACAGTTTTCTCTTAACTTTATTACGTTCGACAGAATCCATACTATTTACAGCGTTGTTCAGTCCTGCAAGCATTACAGTGTCCCATGGGTATTGATGACAGATGCCAGGCCATTTCATGCTTTCGAagccatcttggactgactgacacacttggcctTGATCTCATGCTGGCATtgatccgatgccagacaagatgaatttagctgctttattgtgaatttcaaaagtacaagGTTATGATCATGTCGACGTAGGTGGTCAGCCAGTGAAAAAAACATAACTCCCAGTTATAAACCAACAAAACACATCAAATACACTTTTCTAATCTGTGATTATTACTGTAGTTCCTACATGTATATTGTAATGTTGTTGACATAGTGACCAAGTTGGCGatgcaaaataaatattgtatgaaaaatgaacatttaatgtttttgaagaaaaaccaATATTATCAACTTAAATTACATGGACCATGCATCTCAATagtcaatattattattattattattattattattattattatgcaaaacttaaGTATGCTACCTAATTATGAGGAAATTAAAGGAGTACTGGTATTTGTGTTTCGGTGCATTGTTCAGTTTTCATTCAGTAACTGTGTGTATCCTATTTTAAATTCCAATTCTTAAACAAAACAGGAATTTTTGCatcttgaaataataataattattattgtttcctATGAATGTGATAATCCTGATGCAGTAAGCCACATTTTGCTTCACCAGCAAAGTAATACTTTCCACAAATTAGCAAGGTATGTTTTTATCCTTGTCACATAAGGCCAAGCACTTGATAATTATGCCTTTTACATGAACATAAATAATGATACAGACAGTGCCACAAACAgctaaattatgcaaataaatCATAATACAAAATATGTTTCCCTCATAAAAGCCAAGGTCACCACAATATTGAATCCAACATAATAACACAGGTGacaaattactccttaatttgaaatgaaatttcagCTTAAATTCATAGTTTCACATCTTTTACATCAATTacaatgttgccatggcaacttttcctACCATACTAATACAATAAACCTAAACAAAAAAACCTACATCTTATGACTGTAATTTGTGACCCATGATATTAGTCGCTAATCAAATAGTATACTAGTGAAATAAGAGAATAATAAAGTCAAGTACAAAAGTCGGACTGGATCACCTTGGGTCGGACTGGATCTGGTCCGATCCAAGGTGATCCGGTGCGACGTTTGTACCTGCctgaataataatgataatatacaactatccccgaaggggaggtgtcaatagtggtggatataacCGAGACGCAAAGTGTCGAgctatatatccaccgctcttcactgaccctgttttagtatttactaaatcagatggataaaaaaaaaatgctcttttaattaatggccacaatttctttttctgaaactttcgtgaaacaacgtgccatttttctctccgttcgcaaaacagtgaatatccaaggatattccaagttacaggGGGGCCAATCATAACacacgaaaattgctatccactgatttggtaaatactagttattattattatttcagttgcattttgtccaaaatgaaatgatcaaatcatttgattttggacaaaacacacatgaaataattatcattcTCTTATTTCACTAGTCACCATTTAACTACCCAATATATTTTAGGTACAATGCTTTGTTAGAAgaatttttttgtgtatttttgttgCTTTGGGATCATGAAATCTGCATTTACAAAAATGTCCTGTTGGTTGTTAAAATCTTTGGATTTCAAATTAGAACTACACGTAAGATCGAAAAAGATTTTACAGAAATAATTGTTTCTCAATATTGAAAGGTATGTTGTCATGGAAGAAATTATTTCAAAGAACAAATCAGTGCCAACAGGATATGGTAATGATCTATTTACAAAATTTATTTAGCCCCTTTAATCTGAAGTAACACTTTTTTTGGTTTGCAAATATCACTTTGCATTGCATAAGGATGACCACTTCAATATAACAATAAGACACATTTACATTAAAACTGATTGGATCCTGTGTAATCAGAATCAGTCATAGATTAGAGAGGTTAAGTTTCAGTAAACTTCAAACCAGAGACTTATGCTTCTCTCAAAACCATGAAAAATTCCACATAAGATCTTGTTTAGATGTTGTTTTATAGCTGAAGCTTTAATGCAAAAAATGAGTTGAAATTCAAGAACAGTTTCAGAGTGTCAACTAAGAGCAATTTTCAGCTTGAGTAATTTGCCATTTGATACAAACACAAAGCCTTAACTTCTCTACTACCAAATTTTCTGACTTTGTGCTCCAAGCAAAACTCATCACGTGTCATTTCTAAGCACCTTCAAACAGGATGGGATCGTTCATTTCGACTTGAACGATTTCTACGGTGGTTCTCACCCTTTTTTGGCTTGGATGGCTTCTTCCCGGTTTTAAGAAACTGAACTAACAAACCAATGAGACACATCAATGGCCACACCCCAAATGTGATCCAAGAGAAGAAACACAGTCTTCCAGTGATTTCAAACAGGAGGACTTTCTCCCAGACATGATGAAGCAAACGCAAGTCTTCAACAAAATAGTCCAGTCCGCCTGCTATCAGTGCTGCACCATAAATTGATGATGTTAAAATCAGGACCACTCGCTTCCACCATACGTTTGCCCCAGCCACAACCACACTGATGCCTATGAGTACACCAATAGGAACTGAAATTGACTGGTACACATCCAAAGATGCCAacccaaaaagaaaagtgaTGGCTACAGAAAAGCCAGCCACAATTCCACTTGTGAAGAGTCCACAGAAAATGACAGTCGTGCAAAGGATTCCGCCAAAGATTCCAAGTGCTGCTGTGATAAGGAGGACATAATGCACTGCAAGGGAACTTCGCTCTAAGCATATCAAATAAGTGAGGAGTGCTGCAGATGAACACCCAGTGGCAAATAGAGTTATTCTCTGATATTTGAAACCTACGAGATAAGCACAAATTAATTTGGATacaaatgataatattattattacgcCTGGTAAAAAGAGTGAAAGAACAATATGGAAGAtgtaaaatttggttttaaccCTTGCAATAATAAAAGAATGCAGACTGTACCCTAAAACTGTTGTGAGTTGAACTCCACTTATTAGAACAATTCGAGCTGTTGTTTCAGTGAGAAAAATATGATATGAAT belongs to Acropora muricata isolate sample 2 chromosome 9, ASM3666990v1, whole genome shotgun sequence and includes:
- the LOC136927559 gene encoding transmembrane protein 198-B-like codes for the protein MAKRIPFVLSSLMPLITITNFLMVSFWIPSTSANNATLNTPNGSQPTLKPFSCEWSDLNFSISFGPGIAASLCVLIGGFHIIVGFKYQRITLFATGCSSAALLTYLICLERSSLAVHYVLLITAALGIFGGILCTTVIFCGLFTSGIVAGFSVAITFLFGLASLDVYQSISVPIGVLIGISVVVAGANVWWKRVVLILTSSIYGAALIAGGLDYFVEDLRLLHHVWEKVLLFEITGRLCFFSWITFGVWPLMCLIGLLVQFLKTGKKPSKPKKEFINKHYSAGSPFYCAPEQDDIEMSELLMDQGTAPPTQSLAMDYTPPGSSLLSEED